Part of the Henckelia pumila isolate YLH828 chromosome 2, ASM3356847v2, whole genome shotgun sequence genome is shown below.
TCCAAACGACATTGATGACTATGTCCACCGTATAGGACGGACTGGCCGTGCTGGAAAAACCGGGTTGGCAACCGCGTTCTTTAACGATAACAATGCCTCACTGGCCAAATCATTGGCTGATCTGATGCAAGAAGCCAACCAAGAAGTTCCGGCTTGGCTTTCCCGTTTCGCAGCCAGGTCTTCTTCATATGGAAAGAATCGTCGTGGAGGGGGTGGTTCAGGAGGAAGATTTGGTGGTCGTGACTTTCGTAGAGATGGCTCGTTTGGTAGAGGCGGAATGGAGTACTATGGTGGGAGTCAAATTAATGGTGGATATGGCAGCGGCACCTCTGGTGGTCATGGTGGAGGATATGGTACTAGTGTGACTAGCGCATGGGACTAAAGTCTGTTTCTCTCGCCTCTCCCCACCTTTTTTGCTTCAATAATAATTCATCTGCTAAATGTGAACATCAGTCGTCGTGCCTTTGTTAGTTCCACCACAATTCTAGTTGTACATCTCacctttttcttaaaaaaaaaaaaaaggttttaaTTTCCGACATTTTGAATGTAAATTCTTTCGTCTCCCAACTGATTGATTTAATATTGAATTAGTTTTGGTTTTTTCGTTTATCCCTTTGCCTTTTTCCCCCCCTTTTCCATTTATAATGATTTTtgcgtgttttttttttataattattttgaacCATTATCATTTTCTTACTGTCTTGTTCGGTGTTCaagatttataatattttgttcTAATAACCTGCTGGGTTTTGCTAGCTTCCAAAATTTTGAGTCGAGAGTGGCAAGTTTTAATCTAAGTTTGTTTAAAAGGGTTGCTTTTATAATTTAGTGCAAACtcaatattttttaatcatTCGTGGAGCAAAGAATGGATAGCTCTCAAAATGCATACGTTTCAGAGTTCACAAAAAACTCATCAGCGTTTCATTATGTTCTTGATAATTTCTTGATGTTGAAGTTTGCTTGAGTCAAGGGTTATCATAAGACTAAGCGGTTTACAAATATTGATTTGTGAAGGCTACATATTACATGAATGAGACAAATGATGGCCACATCAATGAGAGACTAATATTGCGAAACAATtggcaaaaaaaattattacagaTTTTGAATCGCAATGTTATTAAGGCAGTGTTTGCAttgcaacttttaaaaataagtgattatttatttttaaaggttgcaaaCACAGGCTAAATTTTTGAAACTCTTTCCGCGCAGTTATTGGGAGAGACGCTAGGCACGATCGCAGTGGAAGATTGGTGCAATTCCAAAGACTCTAACTTGATGTCGAGATTCTTTCCCCATATGAAAATATACAACCCCACAATTATCGCAACCATGCCTATCAATCTGCAGTTCCAATATCGTTCTTTTGCTTCATTTCTATCCATAagaaaaatgttaaaataatgTGAGAAAATTAATTTACCTTCCGAGGGAGATTTCTTCACCTAGACATAGAGCTTCAATGATGGCTACTAAAATTAGAGAAATTGGATTGAAAATGGAGGGATAAGTGGGGCCTCTTCGGCTAATTGCCCATGATACTAAACAAAATGTTACACCCGTGGCCAATGCTCCCTGAAAATAATATTATCTTCttgtttgataaaaaaaaatatcacgaaaatatattttaacatatATACACGCGTAACGTGCGAGCTGACCGAGTAACATATAGTAACTAGCTCCAGATTCCACCCCAGTTTCCAGGCATTGAGTTCTCTATCTATGCATAAACCTATGAGCATTGTTTGGAGCGATGCGATTACGCACACCAAAAATGTCGCCCAATACTTGTATGGAAACACTCTGAATAATCTCACCTGTAATTCAAAAATAACACTTTTATCAAATAGACAATACTTGAAAAATATTACAATAATATCATCAGCTCACCAGATTTATATGTGAAGTTTAATTTGTATTATATATGATTttctatattaaaaaaaatattcaaccgattaatttttaacaaaaattcTTATGATCAGATGGATCCACCTAtcttttatgtcaaaagtagtACTACTTTTCAGTTCAGATATGGACCTGGTCGACCCATCTCATGTATAGATCTGTGAGACTATGTCGCGTGAGACATATTCTTAATTTTTAATGATACATACCTGTAGGATATACCAAATCCCAGCACTGAAGGAACTTGCTACAAGAAACATTGTCCCCCTACTCCAATTTTGATTGGATTTATCAATAAttgatgaattttgatgatgaaAGCCACTTAGATGAAATGTCTTCCCTCTGTAAAGAGCAATTGTGAATGCTCCTCCGAGGCATAGCATGGctccaaatatttttaacttACCAGACATTGTTTGCATTCTCAGTTTTTCCACTCTTCATCAATATAATgagaaattaaatattatagaATTAATTAGTAGTTAAGATTTAACCAAAAAAATTGCATCAATATCTCCAAGGAAATGGAAAAAATTAGTAAGTTACCGGACCTAAAATGTCCCCGAGTTTCGACAATTATTTAAAACTCATCCAAAGGATTCTGTTTGGATGAAAAGATTTGAGTTGAGTAATTTATTTCAAATGACAGCTATAGAGTGTATTAAAACATAAAAGCCCACCACAAATGCTATTGAAATTGCTTGATTTGGTATAGAGTTAATTTCGAATTCATTTTAATTTGCGCACATCCAAACAATCAACAAATTTTGAATCATGAATTGAAAATTAACGATCAAACCAATCGTACCCTTAGTAAATGGATCGATGGATTTGAGATGATGTATTTTAAAT
Proteins encoded:
- the LOC140883374 gene encoding WAT1-related protein At5g64700-like isoform X2, with protein sequence MEAKKSTMEARVPLGMLAVQVIAAGLQLLCRVILREGTFVFALMAYRHVLASLCVLPFALRWERGVLNKLNYSAFFWIFTVALTGITLAMGLFYYGMRDTTATYATNFLNLVPIVTFILSTILRGKTFHLSGFHHQNSSIIDKSNQNWSRGTMFLVASSFSAGIWYILQVRLFRVFPYKYWATFLVCVIASLQTMLIGLCIDRELNAWKLGWNLELVTICYSGALATGVTFCLVSWAISRRGPTYPSIFNPISLILVAIIEALCLGEEISLGRLIGMVAIIVGLYIFIWGKNLDIKLESLELHQSSTAIVPSVSPNNCAERVSKI
- the LOC140883374 gene encoding WAT1-related protein At5g64700-like isoform X1, yielding MEAKKSTMEARVPLGMLAVQVIAAGLQLLCRVILREGTFVFALMAYRHVLASLCVLPFALRWERGVLNKLNYSAFFWIFTVALTGITLAMGLFYYGMRDTTATYATNFLNLVPIVTFILSTILRVEKLRMQTMSGKLKIFGAMLCLGGAFTIALYRGKTFHLSGFHHQNSSIIDKSNQNWSRGTMFLVASSFSAGIWYILQVRLFRVFPYKYWATFLVCVIASLQTMLIGLCIDRELNAWKLGWNLELVTICYSGALATGVTFCLVSWAISRRGPTYPSIFNPISLILVAIIEALCLGEEISLGRLIGMVAIIVGLYIFIWGKNLDIKLESLELHQSSTAIVPSVSPNNCAERVSKI